Genomic window (Anaerohalosphaeraceae bacterium):
ACCATAAACAGCACCCAGAGGAAATGAATCACCATCAGTCCGTCGGCCAGAAGTTGAGAGCTCATCCGGATTTCCTTTCGTTCTGAACTTCCGTCTTCGGCCTTTTCTGGGACAACTGAACCTTCCGCCGCACACGAGCGTAAAACTTCTGTCAGATTGACCGGACAATTCACTCAGATATAATAATCCTGAACATTGGTCTTTTATAGAAGAAAGGGAGCTTTTTATGATGCGGACAGCCAACCCGGCCCTCAACGACCAGGTCTTTGAGGCCATTCCCTATTATGATACCACCGTAAAGACAATGACCCTTCAGGGCACCGTGAACCGTACTGCCGTCCTGCTGGGGCTGGTAACGGTCTCGGCCTCGTGGACCTGGTATGTCTTTTCCGCCGGCGGCAATTTCGCTCCTTATCTGCTGGGCGGCCTTGTCGGCGGTTTCGTTCTGGCCCTGATTACCATCTTCAAAAAGGCCGCCGCTCCCGTAACCGCTCCGCTGTACGCCGTCGCAGAAGGGCTGCTTTTGGGGGGTGTGTCGGCGGCCTTTGAACAGCAGTTCCCCGGCATCGTCTTTCAGGCCGTCTTTCTGACCTTCGGTACGCTGGCCGCCCTGCTGATTGCCTACACCTCCCGGCTGATTAAGCCGTCGGAAAACTTCAAACTCGGCATCGTCGCCGCCACAGGCGGAATCTGCCTGTTTTATTTCATCGCACTGATTCTGGGGTTCTTCGGCCTGAATGTTCCGCTGCTTCACAGCAGCGGGCCGCTCGGGATTGCCTTCAGCGTCTTTATCGTCATCATTGCCGCCCTCAATCTGGTGCTGGACTTTGATTTTATCGAAAACGGAGCCGCTGCGGGTGCTCCCAAATACATGGAATGGTATGCTGCCTTCGGACTGCTGGTTACGCTCGTTTGGCTCTATCTGGAAATCCTCCGGCTGCTGGCCAAACTCCAGCAAAGCCGGCGCTGATTTTCTCCGCTATCGCGGCCACAGATGCCATAAATAGGCCCCGTATAAAACCAGAAAAAAGAGCCCTTCCTTGCGGCTCAAAACGAAACCGCTCCGCAGGAGAGGAAGCAGCAGAAGGGCTGTTCCGAGCATCATTGCCAAATCCCAACCAGTCAGTTCCGGCGAGGAATAGGGACGCACCAGCGACGAGAGTCCCAATATCCCCAAAATATTGAAAATATTCGAGCCCACAATATTGCCGATGGAAATATCCGCTTGTTTGCGAACCGCCGCCACGACCGACGTGGCCAGTTCCGGCAGACTCGTCCCGGCGCTGACAATCGTCAATCCGATGACGGCCTCCGAAACCCCGCAGCTCCGAGCCAGCTGAAGAGCTCCGGCAATCAGCAGCTTGGACCCCAGCACCAGCAGCACCAGCCCCAGAACCGCCAGTCCCGCCGGAACCCAAAGCCCTGAGGAGGCACCGCCCTGTTTGGGCACCTCCGCCAACCCCAACAAATCCGGTTCCCGTTTGGCCTGACGGAACGTCCAAATCGTATAAGCTGTGATCCCTGCAACGAGCAGCAGCCCTTCCGGCCGGGACAGGTGCCGGTTCACAAGCAGCACAATACAAAGAACCGATACGGCAATCATCACCGGCACATCCCAGCGGATCAGCTGCTTGGTGACGCGAATCGGACGGATGGCCGCCGCAAGCCCCAAAATGAACGCAATATTAAAGATATTGGAGCCGACCAC
Coding sequences:
- a CDS encoding Bax inhibitor-1/YccA family protein, translated to MMRTANPALNDQVFEAIPYYDTTVKTMTLQGTVNRTAVLLGLVTVSASWTWYVFSAGGNFAPYLLGGLVGGFVLALITIFKKAAAPVTAPLYAVAEGLLLGGVSAAFEQQFPGIVFQAVFLTFGTLAALLIAYTSRLIKPSENFKLGIVAATGGICLFYFIALILGFFGLNVPLLHSSGPLGIAFSVFIVIIAALNLVLDFDFIENGAAAGAPKYMEWYAAFGLLVTLVWLYLEILRLLAKLQQSRR
- a CDS encoding calcium/sodium antiporter, with translation MTFLLIAAGLMLLYFGAEWLVKGAAAAAVRLGVTPLAIGLTVVAFGTSAPELTVSTHAALKGLGDIAVTNVVGSNIFNIAFILGLAAAIRPIRVTKQLIRWDVPVMIAVSVLCIVLLVNRHLSRPEGLLLVAGITAYTIWTFRQAKREPDLLGLAEVPKQGGASSGLWVPAGLAVLGLVLLVLGSKLLIAGALQLARSCGVSEAVIGLTIVSAGTSLPELATSVVAAVRKQADISIGNIVGSNIFNILGILGLSSLVRPYSSPELTGWDLAMMLGTALLLLPLLRSGFVLSRKEGLFFLVLYGAYLWHLWPR